A part of Schistosoma mansoni strain Puerto Rico chromosome W, complete genome genomic DNA contains:
- a CDS encoding putative pcdc2/rp-8 (programmed cell death protein 2) encodes MSTELALGFAVEGAPWHLVSHLFPDKVGGRPAWLALQHLPPPSELKCPVCLNPMCFLLQIYSPLSEKPDCFHRMLFLFMCRNSECHYKPDHTPFYVFRSQLSRQNCYYSFEPPENEFPSREMLNSMIKANSIPWSGKYSSICPICGCKADKTCSKCKTTSYCSKMHQVLDWKRHKLECGSKCQDVMLLFEENSFLLPEYRLCSEPADNFSNDESTSEEVESDTETVDLGLPKSYDFIEVVNPFG; translated from the exons ATGTCAACTGAGCTTGCCCTTGGTTTCGCTGTTGAGGGTGCACCCTGGCACTTGGTTTCCCATTTATTCCCAGATAAAGTTGGTGGGCGACCAGCTTGGCTAGCTCTTCAACACCTACCACCTCCTAGTGAACTAAAGTGTCCAGTATGTTTGAATCCAATGTGTTTTCTCTTACAG ATATACTCCCCTCTATCTGAAAAACCAGACTGTTTTCATCGGATGCTATTCCTATTTATGTGCCGAAATAGTGAATGTCATTATAAGCCTGATCATACACCATTCTATGTATTTCGTTCTCAGTTATCAAGGCAAAATTGCTATTACAG CTTCGAGCCTCCTGAGAACGAATTTCCCAGCCGCGAAATGTTAAACTCGATGATAAAGGCTAACTCTATTCCATGGTCTGGTAAATATTCATCTATCTGCCCAATATGTGGATGCAAAGCAGACAAAACTTGTTCAAAGTGTAAAACCACTTCTTATTGTTCTAAAATGCACCAG GTTCTAGACTGGAAACGACACAAGTTAGAATGTGGTTCAAAGTGTCAAGATGTCATGTTATTATTCGAAGAAAATAGTTTCTTACTTCCTGAATACCGTTTATGTTCTGAACCTGCAGACAACTTTTCGAATGATGAAAGCACTTCGGAAGAGGTAGAAAGTGACACTGAAACTGTAGACCTGGGACTTCCAAA